In Paenarthrobacter sp. GOM3, a single window of DNA contains:
- the paaC gene encoding 1,2-phenylacetyl-CoA epoxidase subunit PaaC — protein sequence MSTPETTDFVIEGHGDISVGVHGAGASGDGSASATRITPGNALRPEDIALEIKKGQVKPSEDVAEYALRIGDDGLILAQRLGHWISRAPELEEDIALGNIALDQLGHARSFLTYAGAAWGKSEDDLAYFRREHEFRSAHLFEQPNGDFAVTIARQFIVSYYQFELYAALAASTDPTLAAISAKAVKEVDYHRDHSAQWVLRLAGGTDESRKRIIQGFKLVWPYVDEIFEDDELTTRLAEAGVAVQPSSLRAEFDRLTGEIMAEAELEIPGVPQSLGGGRRGKHSEFLGYILAEMQVLAREHPGASW from the coding sequence GTGAGCACTCCAGAGACCACTGACTTCGTCATCGAGGGCCACGGAGACATTTCCGTCGGTGTCCACGGAGCCGGCGCATCAGGCGACGGATCGGCCAGTGCCACCCGCATTACCCCGGGCAACGCACTGCGCCCCGAGGACATCGCCCTGGAGATCAAAAAGGGCCAGGTCAAGCCCAGCGAGGATGTCGCCGAGTACGCCCTTCGGATCGGCGACGACGGCCTGATCCTCGCCCAGCGTTTGGGGCACTGGATTTCCCGTGCGCCAGAGCTCGAGGAAGACATCGCCCTGGGCAACATCGCCCTGGACCAGTTGGGGCACGCGCGTTCGTTCCTGACCTACGCTGGTGCTGCCTGGGGCAAGTCCGAGGACGATCTCGCCTACTTCCGCCGGGAGCACGAGTTCCGCTCGGCGCACCTTTTCGAGCAGCCCAACGGTGACTTCGCGGTAACCATCGCCCGCCAGTTCATCGTGAGCTACTACCAGTTTGAGCTCTACGCGGCGCTCGCCGCCTCAACCGACCCCACCCTCGCAGCCATCTCCGCGAAGGCCGTTAAGGAAGTGGATTACCACCGCGACCACAGCGCCCAGTGGGTGCTGCGCCTGGCCGGCGGCACGGACGAGTCCCGGAAACGGATCATCCAGGGTTTCAAGCTTGTATGGCCGTACGTCGACGAGATTTTCGAGGACGACGAGCTCACCACGCGTCTCGCCGAGGCCGGCGTCGCGGTTCAGCCGTCCAGCCTTCGCGCAGAATTCGATCGGCTGACCGGCGAAATCATGGCCGAAGCTGAGCTTGAGATCCCCGGCGTTCCGCAGTCCCTGGGCGGCGGTCGACGCGGCAAGCACTCCGAGTTCCTGGGCTACATCCTTGCCGAGATGCAGGTGCTCGCCCGCGAACACCCCGGCGCGAGCTGGTGA
- a CDS encoding enoyl-CoA hydratase/isomerase family protein: MIELSIANGIAEIVLNIPEKLNSLNEDALAELDKAYDDAAAAAARGEVRALLLRGEGRAFCAGRDIGAVTPETDDAQAYLGGLVEPLLKKMAAFPAPTFAAAHGACLGVGLGLLLATDVVYVAENAKFGSPFAKLGATLDSGGHWYFTERLGMHRTLDLIYTADLISGAEAVAQGMFSRAMPADVLLDETRAIVARVAVGATGAFNTSKELVAHIRDQRLGLWASMAEENTEQARLCKTDDYAEGFRAFQEKRAPVFKG, encoded by the coding sequence ATGATCGAGCTCTCCATTGCCAACGGCATTGCCGAAATTGTCCTCAACATCCCGGAAAAGCTGAACTCGCTCAACGAGGACGCACTTGCCGAACTGGATAAGGCGTACGACGACGCTGCTGCCGCCGCCGCCCGCGGTGAGGTGCGGGCGCTGCTGCTTCGCGGCGAGGGCAGGGCCTTCTGTGCCGGCCGGGACATCGGCGCAGTGACACCTGAAACCGACGATGCCCAGGCGTACCTTGGTGGGTTGGTGGAGCCGCTGCTCAAGAAAATGGCTGCGTTCCCGGCACCCACTTTCGCTGCTGCACACGGCGCGTGTTTGGGCGTTGGGCTGGGGCTGCTGCTGGCCACCGACGTTGTGTACGTGGCGGAGAACGCAAAGTTCGGCTCACCCTTCGCAAAGCTTGGTGCCACCCTGGATTCCGGTGGCCACTGGTACTTCACCGAGCGTCTGGGCATGCACCGCACACTGGACCTGATCTACACGGCGGACCTCATTTCCGGGGCGGAAGCCGTTGCCCAGGGGATGTTCAGCCGGGCGATGCCTGCCGATGTCCTGCTTGACGAGACCCGTGCCATCGTCGCCAGGGTAGCTGTAGGGGCAACAGGCGCCTTCAATACATCGAAGGAACTCGTGGCCCACATCCGCGACCAGCGCCTGGGCCTCTGGGCGTCCATGGCTGAGGAAAACACCGAGCAGGCACGGCTGTGCAAGACCGACGACTATGCCGAGGGCTTTAGGGCGTTCCAGGAGAAGCGGGCGCCGGTATTCAAGGGGTAG
- the paaE gene encoding 1,2-phenylacetyl-CoA epoxidase subunit PaaE — translation MTTETQTASRRRASFHNLTVAEVRRLTDDAIEVTFGVPAELAGQYDYLPGQYVALRTTLPDETGEPHEVRRSYSICAEPRSFEDGSSEIRVAIKKDLGGIFSTWANAELKAGDVLDVMSPQGAFISRHGKDGSAVQHNVMNSMNHPEELAGEPGSFVAIAAGSGITPVIAIARTLLAANPETKFDLVYANKAAMDVMFLEELADLKDKYPSRLALHHVLSREQRIAPLMTGRIDSEKLQALLSSAIHAEDVDEWFLCGPFELVQLCRDTLAARGVEPEHIRFELFTTGRPDRPEGNAGRPVLADESQDTFKITFKLDGLTGDVASPTHARESILNAALRVRPDVPFACAGGVCGTCRAKLITGTVSMDENYALEQDELDKGYVLTCQSHPTSEEVTVDFDV, via the coding sequence ATGACCACCGAAACACAGACGGCCAGCCGCCGTCGTGCGTCTTTCCACAACCTGACCGTCGCGGAAGTCCGGCGCCTCACGGACGATGCCATCGAGGTCACGTTCGGTGTTCCTGCCGAGCTGGCGGGCCAGTATGACTACCTTCCCGGCCAGTACGTTGCCCTGCGAACCACGCTGCCGGACGAGACCGGTGAGCCGCACGAGGTCCGCCGCAGCTACTCGATTTGCGCAGAGCCCCGCAGTTTCGAGGATGGCAGCAGCGAGATCCGGGTGGCCATCAAGAAGGACCTCGGCGGCATCTTCTCCACATGGGCCAATGCCGAGCTGAAGGCCGGCGATGTCCTGGATGTTATGAGCCCGCAGGGCGCGTTCATTTCCCGTCACGGTAAGGACGGTTCCGCCGTCCAGCACAACGTCATGAACTCCATGAACCACCCGGAGGAGCTTGCAGGGGAGCCCGGCAGCTTTGTGGCCATTGCCGCAGGTTCAGGCATCACTCCGGTGATCGCGATTGCGCGGACCTTGCTGGCTGCCAATCCGGAAACCAAGTTTGACCTGGTGTACGCCAACAAAGCTGCCATGGACGTGATGTTCCTGGAGGAGTTGGCGGACCTGAAAGACAAGTACCCGTCCCGCCTGGCGCTGCACCATGTGCTGTCCCGTGAGCAGCGCATCGCGCCGCTGATGACCGGCCGTATCGACTCGGAGAAATTGCAGGCGCTGTTGAGCAGTGCAATTCATGCCGAGGATGTTGACGAGTGGTTCCTGTGCGGGCCGTTTGAGCTGGTCCAGCTGTGCCGCGACACCCTTGCCGCCCGCGGGGTTGAGCCGGAGCATATCCGCTTCGAGCTGTTCACCACCGGCCGTCCGGACCGCCCCGAGGGCAACGCCGGCCGACCCGTCCTAGCCGACGAATCGCAGGACACGTTCAAGATCACTTTCAAGCTCGATGGCCTGACCGGCGATGTCGCCAGCCCCACGCATGCCCGCGAGTCCATCCTCAACGCGGCCCTGCGCGTCCGCCCGGACGTTCCGTTCGCGTGTGCAGGCGGCGTTTGCGGCACCTGCCGCGCCAAGTTGATCACCGGTACCGTGAGCATGGATGAGAACTACGCCCTGGAGCAGGACGAGCTGGACAAGGGCTACGTCCTGACCTGCCAGTCCCACCCCACCAGCGAAGAAGTTACCGTCGACTTCGACGTCTAA
- a CDS encoding FG-GAP-like repeat-containing protein yields the protein MTDDFPIGHGPNSIAVNPATDTVYVLNQEGMYIHGGPAGGRNFPIYYTSDVSVNSSTNKIYVSSYHGYVAVVDGATYGEPERIPVAGRTLAVNETNNKIYLGSANALTIIDGVTNATTSLPIAGGVEDIVVNEVTNKVYVMGDGTITVIDGDVVSSSTKIGAGGIVAIAVNPITNKIFFTTASKYGAGIRIIDGRTDTVSSFIPSKYPVGKLAINKSTNRIYVEVEHASTDRFVQVIDAGNQQQVAEFRTPARITDLVINEGNNKVYAPTTAGRTTIFNGANNGTSVVATGGSSGDAAVNPVSNRVYVGESSGWNLAVIDGSVSSPVKNDFTGDGKSDVLARDSAGVLWLYPGNGSGGWLQRRQVGQGWNVMTAMVSTGDFNGDGKSDVLARDGSGALWLYPGNGSGGWLPRSQVGQGWNVMTAIVGVGDLNGDGTADIAARDSSGTLWLYRADGRGGWLPRHWYTSGWNNYSQIIGVGDYDGDGASDVAARDGSGALWWLYPQAGAGTLPKQIIGQGWNAMNSLAWPGDFNGDGWPDILARNSAGELWMYSGHGGFSWPTATRVGAGWNVMTAIL from the coding sequence GTGACCGATGATTTTCCTATAGGCCACGGCCCGAATAGCATTGCCGTGAACCCTGCGACGGACACCGTCTATGTCTTGAATCAGGAAGGCATGTATATCCACGGTGGCCCCGCCGGAGGTCGGAATTTTCCGATTTACTACACTTCGGATGTCAGCGTCAACTCATCAACTAACAAGATTTACGTCAGTTCATATCATGGCTACGTCGCCGTCGTGGATGGCGCTACTTACGGCGAGCCCGAGCGGATTCCCGTAGCCGGTCGTACTCTTGCGGTCAATGAAACGAACAACAAGATCTATCTTGGCAGTGCCAACGCCCTCACGATTATCGACGGGGTCACCAATGCCACCACAAGCCTGCCTATCGCTGGCGGAGTGGAAGACATCGTGGTGAATGAGGTAACAAATAAGGTCTACGTTATGGGTGACGGCACTATCACTGTCATCGACGGCGACGTTGTCAGCTCTTCAACCAAAATCGGTGCGGGCGGGATCGTAGCCATCGCTGTCAACCCTATAACTAATAAAATCTTCTTCACGACCGCCAGCAAATATGGAGCTGGCATCCGGATCATTGACGGCAGAACGGACACCGTATCGAGTTTCATTCCATCAAAATACCCTGTGGGCAAACTTGCGATAAACAAATCAACCAATAGGATCTACGTTGAAGTGGAACACGCGTCCACAGACAGATTCGTTCAGGTCATCGATGCGGGAAATCAGCAGCAGGTGGCTGAATTTAGAACCCCTGCTCGAATCACTGACTTGGTTATTAACGAAGGCAACAATAAGGTTTATGCCCCGACGACCGCGGGGAGAACCACTATCTTCAACGGTGCAAACAACGGCACGTCAGTGGTTGCAACTGGAGGCTCGTCTGGGGACGCGGCGGTCAACCCCGTTTCGAACAGGGTCTACGTCGGCGAATCCTCCGGATGGAACTTGGCTGTTATTGACGGGTCCGTTTCTTCTCCGGTTAAAAATGATTTCACTGGCGATGGTAAGTCCGATGTTTTGGCCAGGGACAGCGCAGGCGTGCTGTGGCTTTACCCCGGCAACGGCTCCGGGGGATGGCTGCAACGCCGCCAGGTAGGACAGGGCTGGAATGTCATGACCGCCATGGTTTCTACTGGCGACTTCAATGGCGATGGTAAATCCGACGTTTTGGCCCGGGACGGAAGCGGAGCGCTATGGCTTTACCCAGGTAACGGCTCCGGAGGATGGCTGCCCCGCAGTCAGGTGGGGCAGGGCTGGAACGTCATGACAGCAATAGTCGGAGTCGGTGATCTCAATGGAGACGGAACCGCAGACATTGCAGCCCGTGACAGCAGCGGTACTCTGTGGTTGTACAGGGCCGATGGACGGGGTGGATGGCTGCCGCGTCATTGGTACACCTCTGGCTGGAACAACTATTCTCAGATTATCGGCGTAGGCGATTATGACGGTGATGGAGCGTCTGATGTGGCCGCCCGTGATGGCTCCGGGGCGCTGTGGTGGCTCTACCCGCAAGCGGGCGCTGGTACGCTACCCAAGCAAATAATCGGTCAGGGCTGGAATGCAATGAACTCCCTGGCTTGGCCGGGCGACTTCAACGGTGACGGATGGCCCGACATCCTTGCCCGAAACTCAGCAGGCGAGCTTTGGATGTATTCGGGGCACGGGGGATTCTCCTGGCCTACGGCTACCAGGGTGGGCGCGGGTTGGAACGTCATGACGGCAATTCTCTGA
- a CDS encoding alpha/beta fold hydrolase, whose amino-acid sequence MKSQVRTLALSTGISVPCFVQGRTEETHDDGGAPLLLLHAWCESWRSFERLIASLPDFVLVGPDLRGQGGADKPLGGYSLAQVARDAVAVLDALGVGRAHVLGSSSGGYVAQQLAVMYPERVSSLVLVGAPLSLHSKPAFADEVEALVDPVPETWVRESLSWYRLLHTVPAAYIEDRVQDGMAMPAAVWKSTLRGFCEAVPPTETGHISARTLILWGAHDHLVPRHHQETLAARIPGSLLRIYEETGHLVLWECPERVAEDVRGFLGSVQSD is encoded by the coding sequence ATGAAGTCCCAGGTCAGGACACTTGCTTTGAGCACGGGGATCAGCGTGCCGTGTTTCGTTCAGGGTCGCACTGAGGAAACGCACGACGACGGCGGCGCACCGTTGCTTTTATTGCACGCCTGGTGCGAATCCTGGCGCAGTTTTGAGCGGCTGATTGCCTCGCTCCCGGATTTTGTACTGGTAGGCCCCGACTTGCGGGGGCAGGGCGGCGCCGACAAGCCTTTGGGCGGTTACTCGCTGGCCCAGGTGGCGCGTGATGCTGTGGCGGTCCTCGACGCGTTGGGCGTCGGCCGGGCGCACGTTCTGGGTTCTTCCAGCGGGGGATACGTTGCCCAACAATTGGCCGTGATGTACCCGGAGAGGGTCTCGTCGTTGGTGTTGGTTGGAGCGCCGCTCAGCCTTCACAGCAAGCCCGCCTTCGCTGACGAGGTGGAGGCCCTTGTTGATCCTGTGCCGGAAACCTGGGTTCGGGAATCGCTGTCCTGGTACCGGCTGCTGCACACCGTCCCGGCCGCTTACATTGAGGACCGCGTCCAGGACGGCATGGCCATGCCGGCAGCCGTGTGGAAGTCGACGTTGCGCGGGTTCTGCGAGGCCGTCCCACCCACGGAAACCGGCCATATTTCAGCGCGCACACTCATTCTGTGGGGTGCCCACGATCACCTGGTTCCGCGGCATCATCAGGAGACCCTTGCCGCGCGGATCCCGGGGTCCCTGCTGAGGATCTACGAGGAAACCGGGCATCTGGTGTTGTGGGAATGTCCCGAGAGGGTGGCTGAGGATGTGCGGGGGTTTCTTGGTTCTGTGCAGAGCGACTAG
- the paaB gene encoding 1,2-phenylacetyl-CoA epoxidase subunit PaaB: MAPHGNPEAPGSAASEINREAPKVAATTEEHQESPWSLWEVFVRSSRGLSHVHAGSLHAPDAAMALRNARDLYTRRNEGVSIWVVPAEAISSSDPDSKGSFFESPQGKDYRHATYYTKSEGVKHL; the protein is encoded by the coding sequence ATGGCTCCCCACGGAAATCCCGAAGCACCTGGCAGCGCCGCCAGCGAAATCAACCGCGAGGCCCCCAAAGTAGCGGCCACCACGGAGGAGCACCAGGAGTCGCCTTGGTCGCTCTGGGAGGTCTTTGTGCGCTCCAGCCGAGGCCTGTCCCACGTCCACGCTGGCTCTTTGCATGCCCCGGATGCGGCCATGGCCCTCCGGAACGCACGTGATCTCTACACGCGCCGCAACGAGGGCGTCTCCATCTGGGTTGTCCCGGCCGAGGCGATTTCCTCCAGCGATCCGGACTCCAAGGGTTCCTTCTTCGAGTCCCCGCAGGGCAAGGACTACCGCCACGCGACGTACTACACCAAGAGCGAAGGCGTGAAGCACCTGTGA
- a CDS encoding S-layer homology domain-containing protein — protein MPKALSWLAILSLTASAAVFLPQPATASDTASVATLFSSLTVTQETNTGYNRDLFQHWVDADNDGCDTRSEVLQQESLTPVTFNPGNCTVATGQWNSWYDGATWTNASDVDIDHLVPLAEAWGSGASAWTAAQRRDYANDLTLDVGLEAVTDNVNQSKSDRDPAEWMPPLAGTACRYVTDWVLVKYRWQLTMDAAESAAVSNALEGSCGTTQVTVPAIAIETAPTQPITFSDVNSSTQFNVEISWLATQGISTGWVEANSTRTYRPLNAVNRDAMAAFLYRLAKKPAFTPPATSPFSDITPSSQFYKEITWLAASGISTGWTEANGTKTFRPLSPVNRDAMAAFLYRYGGNPAFTAPGTSPFQDVPVSSQFYKQITWLAAQGISTGWDIGYGCRAYNPVQPVARDAMAAFMYRFVNGGTGGITGSTCSPPPPPVVTPPAPKPPVTPPPPVTPQPPANPGDSVNCTSFSTWRQAQDWFDKYYPWYGDVAGLDRDKDRIACETLPGHP, from the coding sequence ATGCCCAAGGCACTCTCGTGGTTGGCGATCCTATCGCTGACCGCGTCGGCGGCTGTCTTTTTGCCGCAACCCGCGACCGCCTCAGACACGGCAAGCGTCGCAACTCTTTTCTCTTCATTGACCGTCACCCAGGAAACGAACACCGGGTACAACCGCGACCTTTTCCAGCATTGGGTGGACGCTGACAACGACGGCTGCGACACCCGCTCAGAGGTGCTCCAGCAGGAGTCGCTGACGCCGGTAACGTTCAATCCCGGTAACTGCACTGTTGCCACTGGCCAATGGAACTCCTGGTACGACGGAGCGACGTGGACCAACGCGTCCGACGTCGATATTGACCACTTGGTGCCGCTCGCCGAAGCGTGGGGTTCCGGCGCAAGCGCCTGGACAGCCGCACAGCGACGTGACTATGCCAACGACCTCACCCTTGACGTCGGCCTCGAAGCCGTGACCGACAACGTGAACCAGTCCAAGAGCGACCGCGACCCTGCAGAATGGATGCCACCGCTGGCCGGAACCGCCTGCCGGTACGTCACGGATTGGGTGCTGGTGAAGTACCGCTGGCAACTGACCATGGACGCGGCCGAATCAGCGGCTGTTTCGAACGCCCTTGAGGGCTCGTGCGGAACCACGCAGGTCACCGTCCCGGCGATCGCCATTGAGACCGCCCCCACGCAACCGATCACGTTCAGTGACGTCAATTCCTCCACACAGTTCAACGTGGAGATCTCCTGGCTTGCGACACAGGGCATCTCAACCGGCTGGGTTGAAGCCAACAGCACCCGGACCTACCGGCCGCTGAACGCCGTGAACCGTGACGCCATGGCCGCTTTCCTCTACCGCCTGGCCAAGAAGCCCGCCTTCACTCCCCCGGCGACGTCGCCGTTCAGCGACATCACGCCGTCGAGCCAGTTCTACAAGGAAATCACCTGGCTGGCCGCCAGCGGCATCTCGACAGGTTGGACCGAAGCCAACGGCACCAAGACCTTCCGTCCGCTCAGCCCGGTCAACCGTGACGCCATGGCCGCATTCCTCTACCGCTACGGAGGCAACCCAGCCTTCACGGCACCGGGCACGTCGCCATTCCAGGACGTCCCCGTCAGCAGCCAGTTCTACAAGCAGATCACGTGGCTGGCAGCCCAGGGCATCTCCACTGGTTGGGATATCGGCTACGGCTGCCGCGCCTACAACCCAGTTCAGCCGGTGGCGCGCGACGCAATGGCCGCGTTCATGTACCGGTTCGTCAACGGCGGCACCGGCGGCATCACAGGAAGCACCTGCTCTCCACCCCCGCCGCCCGTAGTGACGCCGCCCGCACCGAAGCCGCCGGTCACGCCCCCGCCGCCGGTCACGCCGCAGCCACCGGCGAACCCGGGCGACAGCGTGAACTGCACCAGCTTCAGCACTTGGCGCCAGGCCCAGGACTGGTTCGACAAGTACTACCCCTGGTACGGCGACGTTGCAGGTCTTGATCGCGATAAGGACCGGATCGCCTGCGAGACACTGCCCGGCCACCCATAA
- a CDS encoding protein adenylyltransferase SelO: MSDIAHSTIAFESHFARDFPELAVPWRAEEAPDPQLLALNGPLAVELGFDPDFLRSPEGVRLLLGNEVPEDATPVAQGYSGHQFGFYSPRLGDGRALLLGEVEGTDGKLRDIHLKGSGRTPFARNGDGRAVIGPMLREFIVSESMHALGIPTTRSLAVVATGRPVQRETVLPGAVLTRVASSHLRVGSFQYARASDDLDLLRRLADHAIERHHPSSVGDADRYLGLLKDVVSVQAKLVAQWMLVGFVHGVMNTDNMTISGETIDYGPCAFIEGFDPGAVYSSIDEMGRYAYRNQPLVAEWNLARFAESIAPLIHQDEEKAVAMAVEALNGFRTQYSAAWFSGMKAKLGLPEDIDDGVASPLVDDLLELVQEARADYTSFFRSLGRAARGEGEQARGVILDLPAFDAWLVRWRELAPDADAMDAVNPVYIPRNHLVEEALAAATEGDIGPTEGLLEALASPFKERRGMEKYAAPAPDSFGPYRTFCGT, encoded by the coding sequence ATGAGTGACATCGCGCATTCCACCATTGCTTTCGAGAGCCATTTCGCCCGGGACTTCCCGGAGCTGGCTGTTCCATGGCGGGCGGAGGAAGCTCCAGATCCGCAGCTGCTGGCACTCAACGGGCCACTCGCCGTCGAGCTTGGTTTTGATCCGGACTTCCTGCGGAGCCCAGAGGGCGTACGGCTGCTGCTCGGCAACGAGGTTCCGGAGGACGCGACACCGGTGGCCCAGGGCTACTCGGGGCACCAGTTCGGCTTTTACTCGCCGCGTTTGGGGGATGGGCGTGCCCTGCTGCTGGGCGAGGTGGAGGGAACCGACGGTAAGCTCCGCGACATCCACCTCAAAGGTTCGGGCCGGACGCCCTTCGCCCGTAATGGCGATGGCCGGGCGGTCATCGGTCCCATGCTTCGCGAGTTCATCGTGAGTGAGTCGATGCATGCGCTGGGGATCCCGACCACCCGTTCCCTCGCCGTTGTCGCTACCGGGCGCCCGGTTCAGCGTGAGACTGTCTTGCCGGGTGCGGTCCTGACGCGGGTGGCCAGCAGCCATCTGCGCGTCGGCAGTTTCCAATATGCCAGGGCCTCGGATGACCTGGATCTGCTGCGTCGGCTCGCTGACCATGCGATCGAACGTCACCACCCGTCGTCGGTTGGTGACGCCGATCGCTACCTTGGCCTCCTGAAAGACGTCGTGTCGGTCCAGGCGAAACTGGTGGCCCAGTGGATGCTCGTGGGGTTCGTGCATGGGGTCATGAACACTGACAACATGACCATCTCGGGCGAAACCATTGACTACGGTCCGTGCGCTTTCATAGAGGGCTTCGACCCGGGTGCGGTGTACAGCTCGATCGATGAGATGGGCCGCTACGCGTATCGGAACCAGCCGCTGGTTGCCGAGTGGAATCTTGCGCGTTTCGCCGAGTCCATTGCGCCCCTGATCCACCAGGACGAGGAGAAGGCGGTAGCGATGGCCGTTGAGGCCCTCAATGGCTTCCGCACGCAGTACAGTGCCGCGTGGTTCAGCGGCATGAAGGCCAAGCTTGGGCTTCCAGAAGACATTGACGACGGCGTTGCCTCGCCTTTGGTGGACGACTTACTCGAGTTGGTCCAGGAGGCGCGCGCGGATTACACGTCGTTCTTCCGTAGCTTGGGCAGAGCGGCCCGCGGCGAGGGGGAGCAGGCCCGGGGCGTGATCCTGGACCTGCCCGCGTTCGATGCGTGGCTGGTGCGTTGGCGGGAACTGGCACCTGACGCGGACGCCATGGATGCGGTTAACCCGGTCTACATTCCGCGCAACCACTTGGTGGAGGAAGCTCTTGCCGCAGCAACAGAGGGGGACATCGGACCCACGGAGGGATTGCTGGAAGCTTTGGCGTCCCCGTTCAAGGAACGTCGCGGTATGGAGAAGTACGCTGCTCCGGCCCCCGACAGTTTCGGTCCTTACCGGACATTTTGCGGAACGTAG
- a CDS encoding MarR family winged helix-turn-helix transcriptional regulator, whose amino-acid sequence MPDMDYWPTSRLLSTAARLVELGWNERLRPLGLTYPTVLTLDAVAHAGPISPGKLAENIRVQAQTMGPLLTRLESRGFIRREVNRFDRRSQLISITELGLELLNQSHGQENTVLEGIELDSESLRAELMAIVRDTKVN is encoded by the coding sequence ATGCCTGACATGGACTATTGGCCAACAAGCCGGTTGCTGTCCACCGCAGCACGGCTCGTGGAACTTGGGTGGAACGAGCGGCTCCGCCCTCTGGGACTGACGTACCCAACAGTGCTAACCCTCGACGCCGTGGCGCATGCCGGCCCCATCTCGCCAGGCAAGCTAGCCGAGAACATCCGTGTGCAAGCCCAGACCATGGGCCCGCTTCTGACCAGGCTCGAATCCCGGGGCTTCATCCGCCGCGAGGTGAACCGTTTTGACCGGCGCAGCCAACTCATATCCATCACAGAGTTGGGCCTGGAGTTGCTGAACCAATCCCATGGTCAAGAGAACACGGTACTCGAAGGAATCGAGCTGGACTCCGAAAGCCTCCGGGCGGAACTCATGGCTATCGTTCGGGACACCAAAGTCAACTAA
- the paaD gene encoding 1,2-phenylacetyl-CoA epoxidase subunit PaaD yields MTTQSPTQSRTQAQTEEQRAWDIASTVCDPEIPVLTIEDLGILRGVRVTSTEATETHDGGPASTAVEVTITPTYSGCPAMDAIGDDLRKAFEREGYASVHVNLVLSPAWTTDWMTESGKAKLEEYGIAPPSGMAAAGGHSGPVRLSLAVKCPQCSSLNTKELTRFGSTSCKALFVCQDCKEPFDYFKVL; encoded by the coding sequence ATGACGACGCAGTCACCAACGCAGTCACGAACGCAGGCACAGACCGAAGAGCAGCGGGCCTGGGACATCGCGTCCACGGTCTGCGATCCGGAGATCCCGGTCCTCACCATCGAGGACTTGGGAATCCTTCGCGGTGTGCGGGTCACCTCGACTGAAGCGACGGAAACGCACGACGGCGGCCCGGCCAGTACCGCCGTCGAGGTCACCATCACGCCGACGTACTCGGGCTGCCCCGCGATGGATGCCATCGGTGACGACCTGCGGAAGGCCTTCGAACGGGAGGGCTACGCGAGTGTCCACGTCAACCTGGTGTTGTCCCCGGCATGGACCACGGACTGGATGACCGAATCCGGCAAGGCCAAGCTGGAGGAATACGGGATCGCCCCGCCCAGCGGCATGGCTGCCGCCGGTGGGCACTCCGGTCCTGTCCGCCTGAGCCTCGCCGTGAAATGCCCGCAGTGTTCCTCACTCAACACCAAGGAACTCACCCGTTTTGGTTCCACTTCCTGCAAGGCGCTGTTCGTCTGCCAGGACTGCAAGGAACCGTTCGACTACTTCAAAGTCCTCTAA
- a CDS encoding DUF1349 domain-containing protein, which produces MTDIPWSRGEWTNQPAAVVQQEGDLLVTAAESSDAWRITSYGFIHDTEHALLAPFPQDSAMEVEFTAALSQQFDQAGIFVRVSPEHWIKAGVEFADGAAQLGAVVTDRFSDWSLAPVPDWNGGHVRIRISRVGDALTIRAAANGGELQLVRVVPLDPELSALAGPFTCSPTRAGLTVPFHAWRTTPPDSQLH; this is translated from the coding sequence ATGACTGACATTCCATGGAGCCGCGGCGAGTGGACCAACCAGCCGGCCGCCGTCGTCCAGCAGGAAGGTGACCTGCTGGTGACCGCAGCCGAGAGCAGCGACGCCTGGCGCATCACCTCCTACGGGTTTATCCACGACACCGAACACGCCCTTCTGGCACCTTTCCCGCAGGACAGTGCCATGGAGGTCGAATTCACCGCCGCCTTGTCCCAACAATTCGACCAGGCGGGCATCTTCGTGCGCGTCAGCCCGGAGCACTGGATCAAGGCCGGCGTTGAATTCGCCGACGGCGCCGCCCAGTTGGGCGCGGTTGTCACCGACCGCTTCTCGGACTGGTCTTTGGCACCTGTTCCTGACTGGAATGGCGGCCATGTCCGCATACGCATCAGCCGCGTGGGCGACGCCCTCACCATCCGAGCCGCGGCAAACGGCGGGGAACTCCAGCTGGTGCGGGTGGTGCCGCTGGACCCTGAGCTGAGCGCCCTCGCCGGGCCGTTCACCTGCTCGCCGACGCGGGCCGGGCTGACTGTCCCGTTCCACGCATGGCGGACCACTCCTCCGGACAGCCAACTTCACTGA